GATTGCTGAACGTGTCGATTCGCAGGACCGGGTAGGCGCTCAAGAAAACCTTGGCCAGGCCCACCGCCAGGAGCGCCCCCATGAAAATGCCGATCGCCTGGTAGCGAAATTGGATCAGCCGGTTCGACCCCAGCCGCCAGCCCGTCGAACGGTCCTGCTGCATATCGACGCCGACCCCGCACCCCGCAAGCAGGATGGACGCGCACATCAGGCCCACGCCCGGATCGCGCAGGCCCACGACGGTCATCAGAATGACCGAAACGACGAACGCGCTGGAAATGGGGTTCCAGTCCGAGATACCCGTCGAGATGCCGTTGATGAGCACGAAAATGAAAATCAAACCCACCGCGAACGCGACGAATAGCAACGGTTGGTTCAGGATATTGCTGGCGACCAGAACCAGCGCGACGCCCCAAACGCCAACCCACCCAACCAGCCGCACGGTGTTGATCCGCTTCCAGTCCGGAGCTGTCTCCGGAATCTCCGGCCGCTTTTGCGTCAAACGTTGGAACGCTTGATACGCGATGACAGCCAAATCGACGATGGCGGCCCCGAGAATCGTGCCCAGCGCCAGGATGAAACCGATCTTCCGAAACGGATCCTTTTCCTCCAGCCAGCCGAGCGTCCGCAGCCAGGGCGTGAGGCTGTAGCCGATCAAGCCGACTACAAAAGCCGGAATGGCGATCCGCGCGCCGACAATCATGCCCGCGCCAATGGTGGAGGTCGAAATGCCGAGTCCTTCGATGGCGGCGATTTTCAACGTCGCCAACCCGCCCAGAAAACCGGTCAAGGTTCCGCCGCCGAGTTTGCGGATGGATTGCGTGAGCAGATTCTTGTCAGTCAACGCCCGCAAAATATTCGCGACGGCGAAGCCGGAGGGATACGTCAGTTGCATCCGGTCCACGAGGATCGGCGTGTAGAGCATGCCGACGCCGATGCTGAACATGCCGATGCAAATGAAATACAAAACCATCTTCCACACCGGCGGCTCCGGCAGGCCCAGCCAGATCATGGCTTGCAGCACCACGCCCATCGCGGCCATCTGCGCGACCGACGCGGCCATGGTCTGCATGTAATTGGCGCCGTGCTTGCCCTCCGCGCCGTAGCCGTAGGTGACCGCGCTGCCTAGAATCCCCGC
This genomic window from Verrucomicrobiota bacterium contains:
- a CDS encoding peptide transporter — protein: MGSRAYYVLLGAVAIFILGPLGGISAAFMNFSLGFFVGGQVLAGILGSAVTYGYGAEGKHGANYMQTMAASVAQMAAMGVVLQAMIWLGLPEPPVWKMVLYFICIGMFSIGVGMLYTPILVDRMQLTYPSGFAVANILRALTDKNLLTQSIRKLGGGTLTGFLGGLATLKIAAIEGLGISTSTIGAGMIVGARIAIPAFVVGLIGYSLTPWLRTLGWLEEKDPFRKIGFILALGTILGAAIVDLAVIAYQAFQRLTQKRPEIPETAPDWKRINTVRLVGWVGVWGVALVLVASNILNQPLLFVAFAVGLIFIFVLINGISTGISDWNPISSAFVVSVILMTVVGLRDPGVGLMCASILLAGCGVGVDMQQDRSTGWRLGSNRLIQFRYQAIGIFMGALLAVGLAKVFLSAYPVLRIDTFSNPTAEGAQQWQSAMTYKLVGVLKGLTNPQPHIIKALLIGMGIGLVIELLRKVIKSSARYKTFVRSGKTGAVTDFALDAVVLPSPYASSFGGFVNLITTVWWMLGGIVSSLLEEFLKRRRADRQSEQSRIELPADMSTTSLIGGGLIAGDSLAALSVGVIGLLRALL